Genomic window (candidate division KSB1 bacterium):
ATTTTGAAGGCCGGCCTGCCGGAAGACGTGGAGATCGTAACCGTTTACGACCGCTCGGCGCTGATCCAGCGCGCGATTTCCAATTTGCGCCAAAAGCTGATCGAAGAAATTTCCGTCGTCGGCCTCGTGTGTTTGATCTTTCTGCTCCACCTGCGCAGCGGCTTCGTCGCGATTTTCACCCTGCCCACCGCGGTGTTGATCTCGTTTTTGATCATGTACTATCAAGGCATCAACGCCAATATCATGTCGCTCGGCGGCATTGCCATCGCCATCGGCGCGATGGTGGACGCAGCGATCATCATGATCGAAAACGCGCACAAGCATCTCGAGCGCGATGCCGGCCAAAAAGAGCATTGGAACATTATTGCCGACGCTTCAAAGGAAGTCGGGCCTTCGCTGTTCTATTCTTTGATGGTGATGACCGTGTCGTTTTTGCCCGTCTTCGCTCTGCAGCAGCAGGAGGGGCGGCTCTTCAAGCCGCTGGCTTTCACCAAAACCTACTCGATGGCAGCCTCGGCGTTTCTCGCGATTACCATCGTGCCGATTTTGATGGGCTTCTTCATCCGCGGCCGTCTCCGACCGGAGGAAAAAAATCCCATCAACCGTTTCTTGATCAATCTTTACGATCCGGTGCTGCACTTCGTGTTGCGCTGGAAAAAATCAGTACTTGTCGCCGCGTTGATCATCCTCGGCGTAACGGTTTATCCCTTCTCGAAAATCGGCAACGAATTCATGCCGCCACTTTACGAGGGCGACTTGCTCTACATGCCGACGACTTTGCCCGGCATCAGCGTCACCAAGGCGCGCGAACTGTTGCAGCAGACCGACAAGATCATCCGGCAGTTCCCGGAAGTGCATCACGTCTACGGCAAGATCGGCCGCGCCGAAACCGCCACCGATCCGGCGGGGCTCGACATGATTGAAACAATGATCATGCTCAAACCGGAAAACGAGTGGCGGCCCGGCATGACGGTGGACAAACTCATCACCGAGATGGACGCGGCGCTGAAAATTCCCGGCTTGTCGAACGTATGGACGATGCCGATCAAGAACCGCACCGACATGCTGTCGACCGGCATCAAAACGCCGGTGGGCGTCAAAATCTCCGGCCCGAGCTTGCAGACACTGGAAGCCATCGGCAAAGAAGTCGAAGCCGTGGTCAAGCAAGTGCCCCACACGCTCTCGGCGTTTGCGGAGCGCGCGGTCGGCGGCAATTACGTTGATTTTCATACCAACCGCGATGAAGCCGCGCGCTACGGCTTGACAGTTGATGATATTCACAACGTCATTCAATCCGCCATGGGCGGGATGGCGGTGACGACAACAGTTGAGGGACTCGAGCGCTATCCGGTGAATTTGCGCTACAGCCGTGAGCTGCGAGACAATATCGAGGCGCTCAAGCGTGTGCTGGTGGCGACGCCCACCGGCCAGCAAATTCCGCTCGGCCAGCTCGCCACCATCAGCGTCAACAAAGGCCCGATGGTGATTCGCACCGAAGACACGCGGCCCAATGTTTGGGTGTATGTTGACATTCATGGCATCGATGTGGGCACGTATGTGAAAATGGCCCGGCGGGCGGTGGCGGAAAATGTCAAGCTGCCGCCGGGATATAACATCGTGTGGAGCGGGCAGTATGAATACCTGCAACGCGCCCAGCAACGGCTGATGATCGTCATCCCCATGACCGCCCTCATCATTTTCGTCATCATTTATCTCAGCACGCGCTCGGTGACGAAAACGATGATCGTCTTGCTGGCGGTGCCGTTTTCACTGGTCGGCGCGATTTGGCTGCTGTATCTGCTCGATTACAATCTCAGCATCGCGGTGTGGGT
Coding sequences:
- a CDS encoding efflux RND transporter permease subunit, translating into MLPKIIDWSIRNKFLVVLLTVFAIIGGIYAMRNTPVDAIPDLSDVQVIIYTKFEGQSPRIVEDQVTYPLTTAMVSVPRSTVVRGYSFFGYSLVYVIFEDGTDIYWARSRVLEYLNYAANRLPKGVVPALGPDATGVGWVFQYALTSKQRDLAELRSFQDWYLKYELSAVEGVSEVASIGGFVKQYQVTVDPSRLLAYNIPLDMVMMAIRKSNHDVGGESIEMSETEFMIRGLGYLKSVDDIKKIPLMVDKRSGTPVYLREVADVQIGPEMRRGIGELNGEGEAVGGIVIMRYGENALKVIDGVKKKLEILKAGLPEDVEIVTVYDRSALIQRAISNLRQKLIEEISVVGLVCLIFLLHLRSGFVAIFTLPTAVLISFLIMYYQGINANIMSLGGIAIAIGAMVDAAIIMIENAHKHLERDAGQKEHWNIIADASKEVGPSLFYSLMVMTVSFLPVFALQQQEGRLFKPLAFTKTYSMAASAFLAITIVPILMGFFIRGRLRPEEKNPINRFLINLYDPVLHFVLRWKKSVLVAALIILGVTVYPFSKIGNEFMPPLYEGDLLYMPTTLPGISVTKARELLQQTDKIIRQFPEVHHVYGKIGRAETATDPAGLDMIETMIMLKPENEWRPGMTVDKLITEMDAALKIPGLSNVWTMPIKNRTDMLSTGIKTPVGVKISGPSLQTLEAIGKEVEAVVKQVPHTLSAFAERAVGGNYVDFHTNRDEAARYGLTVDDIHNVIQSAMGGMAVTTTVEGLERYPVNLRYSRELRDNIEALKRVLVATPTGQQIPLGQLATISVNKGPMVIRTEDTRPNVWVYVDIHGIDVGTYVKMARRAVAENVKLPPGYNIVWSGQYEYLQRAQQRLMIVIPMTALIIFVIIYLSTRSVTKTMIVLLAVPFSLVGAIWLLYLLDYNLSIAVWVGMIALAGLDAETGVVMLLYLDIAFENAKKKGLLRTLADLREAIYEGAVRRIRPKVMTVGTTFVGLLPIMWSAGTGADVMKRIAAPMVGGLFTSLLLELTVYPVIYYLWKGKGMREGSAS